A part of Cannabis sativa cultivar Pink pepper isolate KNU-18-1 chromosome 6, ASM2916894v1, whole genome shotgun sequence genomic DNA contains:
- the LOC115724469 gene encoding uncharacterized protein LOC115724469, with protein sequence MVISSSNPHSKEISIRKRIASIFNKREDDFPSLKEYNDYLEEVEDMTFDLIDGIDVAAIEEKIARYQEENAEQIMINRARKAEELAAAMAASRGGPVTQSENDGGPSQSSQTGQSTQGQYAPTVAGGQPRPTGMAPQPLPLGMSTDIHGYAIDDEEMLKLRAERGGRAGGWSLELSRKRALEEAFSSIWIC encoded by the exons ATGGTGATTTCCAGTTCAAATCCTCACAGTAAGGAGATATCCATTCGAAAGCGGATTGCTAGCAT atttaataagaGAGAAGATGATTTTCCATCGTTGAAAGAGTACAATGACTATTTGGAGGAAGTGGAGGACATGA CATTTGATTTGATCGACGGTATAGATGTTGCTGCTATAGAAGAGAAAATTGCACGGTACCAGGAAGAAAATGCTGAGCAAATAATGATAAATCGAGCACGGAAG GCTGAAGAATTAGCTGCAGCTATGGCAGCAAGTAGGGGGGGACCTGTTACTCAATCTGAAAATGATGGG GGTCCAAGCCAGAGCTCCCAAACAGGACAAAGTACACAAGGCCAGTATGCTCCAACTGTTGCAGGTGGACAACCACGGCCTACTGGCATGGCCCCACAACCGCTGCCGCTCGGGATGAGCACTGACATCCACGGTTATGCCATTGACGATGAGGAGATGTTAAAGCTAAGAGCCGAGAGAGGAGGAAGGGCTGGAGGGTGGAGTTTAGAACTAAGCAGGAAGAGGGCACTTGAAGAAGCTTTCAGCAGCATTTGGATATGCTAG
- the LOC115695785 gene encoding pentatricopeptide repeat-containing protein At4g30825, chloroplastic has protein sequence MGSLRFSVSLDGFDSKKLNSSLTSSNFHVGRSYTLSSLNRVINIKSKEYLHSDLVKESIVEQKSNYSGANKKESKREMGSKVGLRRNRWERELENLFVNDGEIDVNYSVIKSDMSLEQCNAVLRRLEGCNDTKTLRFFEWMRINGKLDGNVSAYNLVFRVLGRREDWDTAEKMILELKNDLGCDDYQIFNTLIYGCCKLGRVGLGGKWLRMMLEHGVQPNVATFGMLMKLYQKSWSVEEAEFTFSLMRNLGIVCPSAYSSLITIYTRLNLYEKAEEVIGFMREDKLMPNLDNWLVMLNAYSQQGKLEDAELVLVSMQKAGFPPNIVAYNTLITGYGRASKMDAAQRLFVYIKKIGLEPDETTYRSMIEGWGRVDNYKEAIWYYQKLKEFGFKPNSSNLYTLINLQAKYGKEEDAVRTLDDMMKIGCQYSSIIGILLQAYERAGRIDKVPLLLKGPFYQHVLVNQTSCSILVMAYVKQNLVEEAINVLRDKVWKDPSFEDNLYHLLICSCKELGHFDNAVKIYSHMPKNEDKPNMHITCTMIDIYSVMGLFSEAKKLYLKLKSSEIELDTIGFTIVLRMYVKAGSLTDACSVLDEIDKQKDFNPDIHLTRDMLRLYQRCEKQDKLASLYYKILKSEVPWDQEMYNCVINCCARALPVDEISRLFEEMLQRGFIPNTITLNVVLHLYGKSKLFRKARKLFWMAQKWGLVDVISYNTLIAAYGKSKDFTKMESTVKSMQFRGFSVSLEAYNCMLDAYGKEKQMENFQNVLQKMKESNCNSDHYTYNIMINIYGEQRWIDEVAEVLTALNECGLKPDLYSYNTLIKAYGIAQMVEEAVGLIKEMRENGIEPDKVTYLNLITALRRNDKFLEAVKWSLWMKQMGLHGKQN, from the coding sequence ATGGGTTCTCTTAGATTTTCAGTTTCTTTGGATGGATTTGATTCCAAAAAGTTGAATTCCTCTCTAACCTCAAGCAATTTTCATGTTGGTAGATCTTATACACTCAGTTCTCTGAATAGGGTCATTAACATTAAGTCTAAAGAATATTTGCACAGTGATTTAGTTAAGGAGAGCATTGTTGAGCAAAAATCCAATTACAGTGGTGCTAATAAGAAAGAGAGTAAAAGGGAGATGGGTTCAAAAGTTGGTTTGAGAAGGAATAGGTGGGAAAGGGAACTAGAGAATTTGTTTGTTAATGATGGTGAAATAGATGTTAATTACTCTGTTATTAAGTCTGATATGAGCTTAGAGCAGTGTAATGCTGTTTTGAGAAGGCTAGAGGGGTGTAATGACACCAAAACTTTGAGATTCTTTGAGTGGATGAGAATTAATGGGAAGTTAGATGGTAATGTAAGTGCTTATAATTTGGTTTTTAGGGTTTtgggtagaagagaagattggGATACAGCTGAAAAAATgattttggaattgaaaaatgaTTTGGGTTGTGATGATTATCAAATTTTCAATACACTTATTTATGGTTGTTGTAAACTTGGGCGTGTTGGGTTAGGAGGTAAGTGGTTGAGAATGATGCTTGAACATGGGGTTCAGCCAAATGTTGCTACATTTGGTATGCTCATGAAGCTATACCAGAAAAGTTGGAGTGTTGAGGAGGCAGAGTTTACATTTTCCCTAATGAGAAATTTGGGAATTGTATGTCCGTCTGCATACTCATCATTAATCACAATTTATACTCGTTTGAACTTGTATGAAAAAGCTGAAGAGGTTATTGGTTTTATGAGAGAAGATAAATTGATGCCTAATTTGGATAATTGGTTGGTAATGCTTAATGCTTATAGTCAACAAGGAAAGTTAGAGGATGCTGAACTGGTTTTGGTCTCAATGCAAAAGGCTGGCTTTCCCCCTAACATTGTTGCTTACAACACATTGATAACTGGGTATGGTAGAGCATCGAAAATGGATGCTGCTCAACGGCTATTCGTGTACATAAAGAAAATTGGATTAGAGCCTGATGAAACAACTTACCGTTCAATGATCGAGGGTTGGGGTCGGGTAGACAACTATAAGGAGGCTATATGGTACTATCAGAAGCTTAAAGAGTTTGGATTCAAGCCTAACTCATCTAACCTTTACACACTAATAAACTTGCAAGCGAAATATGGGAAAGAAGAAGATGCTGTAAGAACTCTTGATGATATGATGAAGATTGGATGCCAGTATTCCTCAATCATTGGTATTCTTCTGCAGGCATATGAGAGAGCTGGGAGAATAGATAAAGTGCCTTTACTTTTGAAAGGTCCTTTTTATCAACATGTTCTTGTTAATCAGACTTCTTGCTCCATTCTTGTCATGGCTTATGTGAAACAAAATTTGGTGGAGGAAGCTATCAATGTGTTGAGGGACAAAGTTTGGAAGGACCCAAGTTTTGAAGATAACTTGTATCATTTGTTAATATGCTCTTGTAAGGAGTTGGGTCATTTTGATAATGCTGTTAAAATATACAGTCATATGCCTAAAAATGAGGACAAGCCAAATATGCATATCACATGCACAATGATTGATATTTATAGTGTCATGGGCTTATTTTCTGAAGCTAAGAAGCTTTATTTGAAGTTGAAATCTTCAGAAATTGAATTGGACACTATTGGCTTTACTATAGTCCTAAGGATGTATGTAAAAGCTGGTTCTTTGACTGATGCTTGTTCTGTTCTAGATGAAATTGACAAACAGAAGGATTTTAATCCTGATATCCATCTAACCCGTGATATGCTCCGCCTTTATCAGCGTTGTGAGAAGCAGGATAAATTAGCAAGTTTGTACTATAAAATCTTGAAGAGTGAAGTGCCTTGGGATCAGGAAATGTATAATTGTGTCATAAATTGCTGTGCTCGCGCCTTGCCAGTTGATGAGATTTCCCGGCTCTTTGAAGAGATGCTTCAACGCGGGTTCATTCCTAATACCATTACCTTGAATGTTGTGCTTCATCTTTATGGAAAATCAAAGCTTTTCAGGAAGGCAAGGAAGTTGTTCTGGATGGCCCAAAAGTGGGGCTTAGTAGATGTGATTTCCTACAATACTTTGATAGCAGCTTATGGGAAAAGTAAAGATTTTACTAAAATGGAGTCAACAGTTAAATCGATGCAATTTCGAGGATTTTCAGTTTCCCTTGAGGCATATAATTGTATGTTGGATGCTTatggaaaagaaaaacaaatggAGAATTTCCAAAATGTACTACAGAAAATGAAGGAATCAAACTGTAATTCAGATCATTACACATACAACATCATGATCAATATATATGGAGAGCAAAGATGGATAGATGAAGTTGCTGAAGTGTTAACAGCATTGAATGAATGTGGGCTTAAACCTGATCTTTATAGTTATAACACTTTAATTAAGGCGTATGGGATTGCTCAAATGGTGGAAGAGGCAGTTGGTTTGATCAAGGAAATGAGAGAAAATGGCATAGAACCTGATAAAGTAACATATCTTAATCTGATTACTGCACTGCGACGGAATGATAAGTTTCTCGAGGCTGTTAAGTGGTCCTTGTGGATGAAGCAGATGGGATTGCACGGCAAACAAAACTGA